From the Alkalibacter rhizosphaerae genome, one window contains:
- a CDS encoding glycosyltransferase family 4 protein, which produces MNPILIYLSCLGLSMALTPVIARLAVMVGAVDKPNHRKVHAKQMPTLGGLAIFGAFYLGHLFFNYPHFQFKGIFLGGLVILAAGILDDLVGLKPKWKLLFQFVAAAIAIFYGQVHFKSFILPFIGWVDPGYAGYVIAFIWIVGMTNAINLIDGLDGLASGVSSITFLTMYILAAPLNDYFIMTYALILAGSTMGFLIYNFHPAKIFMGDTGAMFLGYIIAVMAMMGFRNATFISFVVPIIILGVPVFDTFFAMVRRKLQGKPMTQADRGHLHHVLMRLNESQTKTVLIIYGISIFFSAVAVVYNTISTTVGLSIMLVAYVVVRMCSRKLLKKGMDLKHVEQQDETDDHRGPGLDDGH; this is translated from the coding sequence ATGAACCCCATTCTCATTTACCTGTCCTGCCTGGGCCTGTCCATGGCCCTGACACCGGTGATCGCCCGGCTTGCCGTCATGGTGGGAGCCGTGGACAAACCGAACCACCGGAAAGTGCATGCAAAACAGATGCCCACTTTGGGCGGCCTGGCTATTTTTGGCGCCTTTTACCTGGGGCACCTGTTTTTCAACTATCCCCATTTTCAGTTCAAGGGGATCTTCCTGGGCGGCTTGGTGATTTTGGCTGCAGGGATCCTGGACGATCTGGTGGGCCTCAAGCCCAAATGGAAGCTCCTGTTCCAGTTTGTGGCGGCTGCCATAGCCATCTTTTATGGACAGGTCCATTTTAAATCTTTCATCCTGCCTTTCATTGGGTGGGTGGATCCGGGATACGCAGGCTATGTCATTGCCTTTATCTGGATCGTAGGAATGACCAATGCCATCAACCTGATCGACGGTCTGGACGGCCTGGCCTCCGGCGTCAGCTCCATCACGTTCTTGACCATGTACATCCTGGCGGCTCCCTTGAACGATTACTTCATCATGACCTACGCCCTGATTTTGGCAGGGAGCACCATGGGCTTTTTGATCTATAATTTCCATCCGGCAAAGATCTTCATGGGGGATACGGGGGCCATGTTCCTGGGTTATATCATCGCCGTCATGGCCATGATGGGCTTTCGAAACGCCACCTTCATCTCTTTCGTGGTGCCCATCATTATTTTAGGGGTCCCTGTCTTCGACACCTTCTTTGCCATGGTTCGGCGGAAGCTGCAGGGCAAGCCCATGACCCAGGCGGATCGGGGACACCTTCACCACGTCCTAATGCGGTTGAACGAGTCCCAGACCAAGACAGTACTGATCATTTACGGCATCAGCATTTTTTTCAGTGCCGTTGCCGTTGTATACAATACCATATCCACCACCGTCGGCCTGTCCATCATGCTGGTGGCTTACGTTGTGGTTCGGATGTGTTCCAGAAAACTACTGAAGAAAGGAATGGACCTAAAACATGTTGAACAACAAGACGAAACGGATGATCACCGGGGCCCTGGCCTTGATGATGGCCATTAG
- the galU gene encoding UTP--glucose-1-phosphate uridylyltransferase GalU, which produces MTVRKAIIPAAGLGTRFLPATKAMPKEMLPIVDKPTIQYIIEEAMASGIEEILIVTGRSKRAIEDHFDKSVELELELEQKNKQDLLKMVREISEMVNINYVRQKEPLGLGHAVLCAKTFVGNEPFAVLLGDDVVYNPEKPALKQLMDVYDTKKASVLGVQSVAPEDVNKYGIVSGEKIGPRLYTVDDLVEKPKREEAPTNVAILGRYIITPAIFEILETTPRGAGGEIQLTDGLKILAGREAMFAYDFEGKRYDVGNKLGFLEATVEYALRRDDIKEEFAAYLKGLKL; this is translated from the coding sequence ATGACCGTACGTAAAGCCATTATCCCCGCAGCAGGACTGGGGACCCGTTTTTTACCGGCCACCAAGGCCATGCCCAAGGAAATGCTGCCCATCGTGGACAAGCCCACCATCCAATACATCATCGAGGAGGCCATGGCCAGCGGCATTGAAGAGATTTTGATCGTCACCGGACGAAGCAAACGGGCCATTGAAGACCATTTTGACAAGTCCGTGGAGCTGGAGCTGGAACTGGAGCAAAAGAATAAGCAGGATCTTTTGAAAATGGTCCGGGAGATCTCCGAGATGGTCAACATCAATTACGTCAGACAAAAGGAACCCCTGGGATTGGGACATGCCGTCCTGTGCGCCAAGACTTTTGTGGGTAACGAACCCTTTGCCGTCTTGCTGGGTGACGATGTGGTATACAATCCGGAAAAACCGGCATTGAAGCAGTTGATGGATGTGTATGACACGAAAAAAGCCTCCGTACTGGGCGTCCAAAGCGTGGCGCCGGAGGATGTGAACAAATACGGCATCGTGTCGGGGGAGAAGATCGGTCCCCGTCTTTATACGGTGGACGATCTGGTGGAAAAACCCAAGCGGGAGGAAGCTCCCACCAATGTGGCTATTTTGGGACGATACATCATCACACCGGCCATCTTTGAGATCCTGGAGACCACTCCCAGAGGTGCAGGAGGCGAGATCCAACTCACCGACGGGCTGAAGATCCTTGCCGGCCGGGAAGCCATGTTCGCTTATGATTTCGAAGGAAAGCGATACGATGTGGGAAACAAGCTTGGATTTTTGGAAGCAACGGTGGAATACGCCTTGCGACGCGACGATATCAAGGAAGAGTTTGCCGCCTATTTGAAAGGACTCAAACTCTAA
- a CDS encoding alcohol dehydrogenase catalytic domain-containing protein: protein MNTVQTKVTQLIKPYRFELVEKIKEKRDSDLVIRPTLACICAADLRYYTGNRRPEALEKKLPMALLHEGIGVVLQDSQNGHRKGDRVVIVPNIPGYIHDPQKYPTPEDCCVACKQGVHFENHCSNVHFLSSGYDGMTQDRLVHPGLCAVKIPETVPDEVAVLSELVTVCYNAAYKAYLAEKLSSKSKVLLFGDGPVGYCLYAVLHHIFHLPKENIHVVGKSEEKLVHFKNATTHLLGEEIPGDFALAFECVGGKGITQAADIAIRQMLPGGMLVLMGVSEEDVPINTRDVLEKGLHLIGSSRSSRINYKTVMEHMEDPDFQETLLALHSTPAFVIKEPKDLNLAFDFAASKDYWGKIYLALNQDQ, encoded by the coding sequence ATGAACACTGTACAAACGAAAGTGACCCAGCTGATCAAACCCTACCGGTTTGAGCTGGTGGAAAAAATAAAAGAGAAAAGGGACAGCGACCTGGTGATCCGGCCTACTTTGGCCTGCATCTGCGCTGCAGACCTTCGCTATTATACGGGGAACCGACGACCGGAAGCCCTGGAGAAGAAGTTGCCCATGGCCCTCCTTCACGAAGGGATCGGCGTGGTCCTTCAGGACAGCCAGAACGGCCACCGAAAAGGGGACCGGGTGGTCATCGTTCCCAACATCCCGGGATACATCCACGATCCTCAAAAGTATCCCACGCCGGAAGACTGCTGCGTGGCCTGCAAGCAGGGGGTCCACTTTGAAAACCACTGCAGCAACGTCCACTTCCTCTCCAGCGGATACGACGGCATGACCCAGGACCGGCTGGTCCACCCGGGTCTGTGCGCCGTCAAGATCCCGGAGACCGTTCCCGACGAGGTGGCGGTTCTCTCGGAACTGGTGACGGTCTGCTACAACGCCGCATATAAGGCTTATCTGGCGGAAAAGCTGAGCAGCAAGTCCAAGGTCCTTCTCTTCGGAGACGGCCCTGTAGGCTACTGCCTGTACGCTGTATTACACCACATATTCCACCTGCCCAAGGAAAACATCCATGTGGTGGGGAAATCGGAAGAAAAACTGGTTCACTTTAAAAACGCAACGACCCACCTTTTGGGAGAAGAGATCCCCGGGGATTTCGCCCTGGCTTTCGAGTGCGTCGGAGGAAAGGGGATCACCCAGGCTGCGGACATCGCCATTCGCCAGATGCTTCCGGGAGGGATGCTGGTCCTGATGGGGGTCAGCGAAGAAGATGTGCCCATCAACACCCGGGACGTGCTGGAAAAGGGGCTCCATCTCATAGGAAGTAGCCGAAGCAGCCGGATCAACTACAAGACGGTGATGGAGCACATGGAGGATCCGGACTTTCAGGAGACCCTGCTGGCCCTCCATTCCACCCCGGCATTTGTGATCAAGGAGCCAAAGGATCTGAATCTGGCCTTTGACTTTGCCGCATCCAAGGATTACTGGGGGAAGATCTACCTGGCACTGAACCAGGATCAATAG
- a CDS encoding IspD/TarI family cytidylyltransferase, producing MKTTASCILLSAGKGERMGGELPKQFIVFDGDPLIIHTMRVLDDCSRIDDLVVVMNPHYMDYARDLFSRYSFQKPVILTEGGETRQMSTYNGLMALKEKAPKIVVIHEAVRPFIGETMVNETIDEAVIHGAVDTAVKTTDTMLQVQDGMIIGMPDRDLLYNGLMPQTFQYDLIVQAHEKAMEDHFTQTTDDVRLVYRLGLPVKVVMDSYDNKKLTTQEDIELFEKIYNARNRKKEEKS from the coding sequence ATGAAGACAACCGCATCTTGTATTTTACTGTCTGCCGGCAAAGGGGAGCGGATGGGAGGAGAACTTCCCAAGCAGTTCATCGTGTTTGACGGAGATCCCCTGATCATCCACACCATGCGTGTGCTGGACGACTGCAGCCGCATCGACGATCTGGTGGTGGTCATGAACCCCCACTACATGGACTATGCCAGAGACCTGTTTTCCCGGTATTCCTTTCAAAAACCGGTGATCCTTACCGAGGGCGGGGAGACCCGGCAAATGTCCACCTACAACGGATTGATGGCCTTAAAAGAGAAGGCCCCCAAAATCGTGGTGATCCACGAAGCGGTCCGTCCCTTCATCGGGGAGACCATGGTCAACGAGACCATTGACGAAGCGGTGATCCACGGAGCGGTGGATACGGCGGTCAAGACCACGGACACCATGCTTCAGGTCCAGGACGGGATGATCATCGGCATGCCGGATCGGGACTTGCTCTACAACGGCCTTATGCCCCAGACCTTCCAGTATGACCTGATCGTCCAGGCCCATGAAAAGGCCATGGAAGACCATTTCACCCAAACCACCGACGACGTTCGGCTGGTCTACCGGTTGGGTCTTCCCGTGAAGGTGGTCATGGACAGCTACGACAACAAGAAGCTGACCACCCAGGAGGACATTGAATTGTTTGAAAAAATCTACAATGCGAGAAACCGCAAGAAAGAAGAGAAGTCATGA
- a CDS encoding CDP-glycerol glycerophosphotransferase family protein: protein MTDLEYFLTRQFLRIFYFLFKIFPVQKNKVLFATPRNDVLQGNLHAIYRQLKKDRPELRSVFLLDTYGYSLAAKIGYLFKLVGGLYHVQTSSYVILDNAYLPVHLFPHKEETTVIQTWHACGAFKKFGRSTMGLPHGIKSPEIHFLHRYYDYAIATSQHVVDAYSEAFGLPHNKVIPIGAPRTDFFFDQEAMEKQRQKVKRDFPQIEGKKILLYAPTFRGRGKEKHSRFPLNTRQFVKSLGEEYLLMIKPHPHTPMTGVDTSEERVVLVADDYPLNALFTVVDLLITDYSSVIFEYALLGKPMVFYAYDLKEYEANSAFYQDYAAFVPGPVAGNQKELVETIKGEDFKAYDVEAFAKKYFDQRDGHATRRFIHYFFS from the coding sequence ATGACAGACCTGGAATACTTCCTGACCCGACAATTTTTACGGATCTTCTACTTTTTGTTCAAGATCTTTCCCGTGCAAAAAAACAAGGTCCTCTTTGCCACGCCCAGAAACGACGTCCTCCAGGGGAACCTCCACGCCATCTACCGACAGCTCAAAAAAGACCGGCCGGAACTGAGGTCCGTCTTTTTATTGGATACCTACGGCTATTCCCTGGCGGCAAAGATCGGATATTTGTTCAAGCTGGTGGGAGGGCTCTACCACGTTCAGACCTCTTCTTATGTGATCCTGGACAACGCCTATTTGCCGGTCCACCTCTTTCCCCACAAGGAAGAGACCACGGTGATCCAGACCTGGCATGCCTGCGGCGCCTTTAAAAAGTTTGGTCGTAGCACCATGGGGCTACCCCACGGGATCAAAAGCCCGGAGATCCACTTTCTTCACCGGTATTACGATTATGCCATCGCCACCTCCCAACATGTAGTGGACGCCTACAGCGAGGCCTTTGGACTGCCACACAACAAGGTGATCCCCATAGGCGCTCCCCGTACGGATTTTTTCTTTGACCAAGAGGCCATGGAAAAGCAGCGGCAAAAGGTGAAAAGGGATTTCCCCCAAATAGAAGGAAAGAAGATCCTTCTCTATGCTCCCACTTTTCGGGGCAGAGGCAAGGAAAAGCATTCCCGATTTCCTCTGAATACCAGGCAGTTTGTAAAGAGTCTGGGAGAAGAATACCTGCTCATGATCAAGCCTCATCCCCACACCCCCATGACGGGAGTGGACACCTCGGAGGAAAGAGTGGTCCTGGTGGCGGATGATTACCCTTTGAACGCCTTGTTTACGGTGGTGGACCTGCTGATCACGGATTACAGCTCCGTCATCTTTGAATACGCCCTTTTGGGCAAGCCCATGGTCTTCTACGCTTATGATTTGAAAGAGTATGAAGCCAACAGCGCCTTTTATCAGGATTATGCAGCCTTTGTCCCCGGACCGGTTGCCGGTAACCAGAAGGAACTGGTGGAGACCATCAAGGGGGAAGATTTCAAGGCCTATGATGTAGAGGCATTTGCAAAAAAATATTTCGACCAGCGGGACGGCCATGCCACCCGACGGTTCATCCATTACTTTTTTTCCTAG
- a CDS encoding CDP-glycerol glycerophosphotransferase family protein, with amino-acid sequence MINKLRKFLVAASYQVFRHFPMKDKIVLANFSTGRLEGNLRSIYEELVDRGERRRVVLLLHRSQGNFNGKIIYLFKMIQAAWQIATSRIVVVDDYFYPLYVVTPRPETFVLQVWHACGAFKKFGYSVLDKGFGASKDFVKTVKIHSNYDMVLVSSMEVARHYADAFQTDMGKMTSLGIPRTDVFFDAAQKSDIEKRLRDKYPQIKGRKIALYAPTFRGESRFDAKSGFQLDLEAMKKALSKEWVLVVKLHPFALKDFPEGWEGDDFVVNLSETEDINELMILSDRLITDYSSVVFEYALLERPMVFFAYDLEGYIKERDFYYPYETFVPGPIVSHTEGVIQCLQDPKPDIHRVKAFKEKFFDRGDGQATKRVVDLLLERGKES; translated from the coding sequence ATGATCAATAAGCTGCGAAAGTTTTTGGTGGCGGCCTCCTATCAGGTCTTTCGCCATTTTCCCATGAAGGACAAGATCGTCCTTGCAAATTTCTCTACGGGACGTCTGGAAGGAAACCTTCGATCCATCTATGAAGAGTTGGTGGATCGGGGGGAAAGGCGGCGGGTGGTTCTTCTCCTCCATCGCTCTCAAGGAAATTTTAATGGAAAGATCATATACTTGTTTAAAATGATCCAGGCGGCCTGGCAGATCGCCACCAGCCGGATCGTCGTAGTGGACGACTACTTTTATCCACTCTATGTGGTAACACCGAGACCGGAGACCTTTGTACTTCAGGTCTGGCATGCCTGTGGCGCCTTTAAAAAATTTGGCTACAGCGTTCTGGACAAGGGGTTTGGCGCCTCCAAGGATTTTGTGAAGACGGTGAAGATCCACAGCAACTACGACATGGTCCTGGTCAGTTCCATGGAAGTGGCCAGGCATTATGCCGACGCCTTCCAAACGGACATGGGGAAGATGACATCTCTGGGGATCCCCCGGACGGACGTCTTCTTCGATGCAGCACAAAAAAGCGACATAGAAAAGCGCTTGCGGGATAAATATCCCCAAATAAAAGGCCGAAAAATAGCCTTATACGCCCCCACCTTTCGGGGAGAGAGCCGGTTTGACGCCAAAAGTGGCTTCCAGCTGGATCTGGAGGCCATGAAGAAAGCCCTGAGCAAGGAATGGGTGCTGGTGGTGAAACTCCATCCCTTTGCCCTGAAGGACTTTCCCGAAGGCTGGGAGGGGGACGATTTTGTTGTCAACCTGTCGGAGACGGAGGACATCAACGAATTGATGATCCTTTCCGACCGGCTCATCACGGATTACTCTTCCGTGGTCTTTGAATACGCCCTCCTGGAGCGACCCATGGTGTTTTTTGCCTATGACCTGGAAGGATACATCAAGGAACGGGATTTCTACTATCCCTACGAAACTTTCGTTCCCGGCCCCATCGTGTCCCACACGGAGGGGGTCATCCAATGTTTGCAGGATCCAAAACCGGATATCCATAGGGTAAAGGCATTTAAAGAGAAGTTTTTTGACAGAGGTGACGGGCAGGCCACAAAACGAGTGGTGGATCTTCTGCTGGAAAGGGGCAAGGAATCATGA
- a CDS encoding CDP-glycerol glycerophosphotransferase family protein, with translation MADRQQEMKNTTKNDPGLGRKGITWFRKGTYKVLYYLCGLFPVKKDRILFATDSRRDLSGNLQWVHDRMKRERPDLDYQYLFKEKVSNYRSLKDKFRMPWLLATSATILIDDYYPMIYGLRLRKGVDLIQLWHAVGAFKTFGYSRVGKPGGPSPDSKAHRNYTKAIVSSKEVAKYYAEGFGIPIHRVHATGIPRTDVFFDEEYKEKTRASIYEAYPAFREKKVYLFAPTFRGTGAKTAYYDFDRLDLEKIYDLCKKKNAVFIVKIHPFVSERLFITREMEDVFFDLSFEREINDLLFVTDVLITDYSSTCFEFALLGGPMVFYAYDLEEYIAQRDFYYPYREFVPGRICESLEELIQALEAEDFQQEKVEPFKKKFFQYADGNATKRVVDLVLDKGGVTHDQ, from the coding sequence TTGGCAGACAGACAGCAAGAAATGAAAAACACAACAAAAAATGACCCCGGATTGGGGCGCAAGGGGATCACCTGGTTTCGCAAGGGTACCTATAAGGTACTGTATTATTTGTGCGGTCTCTTTCCGGTGAAAAAAGACCGGATCCTCTTTGCCACCGATTCCAGAAGGGATCTTAGCGGCAACCTGCAGTGGGTCCATGACCGGATGAAAAGGGAAAGACCGGATCTGGACTACCAGTATCTGTTCAAGGAGAAAGTCAGCAATTACCGAAGTTTGAAAGACAAGTTTCGCATGCCCTGGCTTTTGGCAACCTCCGCCACCATTCTCATTGACGACTATTATCCCATGATCTACGGATTGCGGCTTCGAAAAGGGGTGGATCTGATCCAGCTCTGGCACGCCGTAGGAGCTTTTAAAACCTTCGGATATTCCAGGGTGGGCAAGCCGGGGGGACCTTCTCCCGATAGCAAGGCCCATCGGAATTATACCAAGGCCATCGTCAGCTCCAAAGAAGTAGCCAAATACTATGCAGAAGGCTTCGGCATCCCCATCCATCGGGTCCATGCCACCGGCATCCCAAGGACGGATGTGTTTTTTGACGAGGAATACAAAGAGAAGACCAGAGCTTCCATCTATGAAGCCTACCCGGCTTTTCGGGAAAAGAAGGTCTATCTTTTCGCACCCACCTTTCGGGGAACGGGGGCCAAGACCGCTTATTACGATTTCGACCGGCTGGATCTGGAAAAAATATACGACCTGTGCAAGAAGAAAAACGCGGTCTTTATCGTCAAGATCCACCCATTCGTATCGGAACGGTTGTTTATTACCCGGGAAATGGAAGACGTTTTCTTTGATTTGTCCTTTGAACGGGAGATCAACGACCTCCTCTTTGTAACGGATGTGCTGATCACCGATTATTCCTCCACCTGCTTTGAGTTTGCCCTCCTGGGAGGTCCCATGGTCTTTTACGCCTATGACCTGGAGGAATATATTGCCCAGCGGGACTTTTATTACCCCTACCGGGAATTTGTTCCCGGCCGGATCTGTGAGAGCCTGGAAGAATTGATCCAGGCTTTGGAAGCGGAAGATTTTCAGCAGGAAAAGGTGGAGCCTTTCAAGAAAAAGTTCTTCCAGTACGCCGACGGGAACGCCACCAAGCGGGTGGTGGACCTGGTGCTGGACAAAGGCGGGGTGACCCATGATCAATAA
- a CDS encoding ABC transporter ATP-binding protein produces MEPSIVIKNLTKIYKIYGRSWHRVADLFTNRKRYRDFYALKDMTLTIPKGEALGILGKNGAGKSTLLKIITGVTAPTRGEVTVNGSISALLELTSGFDPELSGMENIYLKALAMGIQKKDMDRQVDKILEFADIGDYIHQPVRTYSSGMKSRLGFAISVNVDPDVLIVDEVLAVGDDVFRLKCIEKMEEFKDQGKTILFVSHSLFTVKSFCNKCVWIKDGQMMEYGPTEDVMVRYETYLKEERAKEREQKRLKSDEKLVVMGKEDLLSYENFQLLDPKGEPTTRFAYGQDISFSFDYHVKKEFRDLYWCFTLRDAETNEIYGSPKQSEHHQVSPEPGIHHIRATIKKPGLLPGKYLLSGELRDSRGALHFGYANKVPFEVESDVFLGTGLVYMDHEYENGV; encoded by the coding sequence ATGGAACCGAGCATCGTTATCAAGAATCTTACGAAAATTTATAAAATATACGGACGTTCCTGGCATCGGGTGGCGGACCTGTTCACCAACCGAAAGCGCTACCGGGATTTTTATGCCTTGAAGGACATGACCCTGACCATCCCCAAAGGAGAGGCCCTTGGGATCCTGGGAAAAAACGGGGCGGGGAAATCCACCCTGTTGAAGATCATAACGGGAGTCACCGCACCTACCAGGGGTGAAGTGACCGTCAACGGCTCCATCAGCGCCCTGCTGGAGTTGACCAGTGGTTTCGATCCGGAACTATCCGGCATGGAAAACATCTATTTGAAAGCCCTGGCCATGGGGATCCAGAAGAAAGACATGGACAGGCAGGTGGACAAGATCCTGGAGTTTGCCGACATCGGCGACTACATCCACCAGCCGGTGCGGACCTATTCCAGCGGCATGAAATCCCGATTGGGCTTTGCCATCAGCGTCAACGTGGACCCGGACGTTCTCATCGTGGACGAGGTGCTGGCCGTGGGGGATGATGTCTTCCGGCTAAAATGCATCGAGAAAATGGAAGAATTCAAGGATCAGGGCAAGACCATCCTCTTTGTCAGCCACTCCCTGTTCACGGTGAAAAGCTTCTGCAACAAATGCGTCTGGATCAAGGATGGACAAATGATGGAATACGGCCCTACAGAGGATGTGATGGTCCGCTACGAGACCTATTTGAAAGAAGAACGGGCCAAGGAAAGGGAACAAAAACGTCTAAAAAGCGACGAGAAACTGGTGGTCATGGGGAAGGAAGACCTTCTTTCCTACGAAAACTTTCAGCTTCTGGATCCCAAGGGGGAACCCACCACCCGTTTTGCCTACGGACAGGACATCTCCTTTTCCTTTGATTATCATGTAAAAAAAGAATTTCGAGATCTCTATTGGTGCTTCACCCTCCGGGATGCGGAGACCAACGAGATCTATGGCAGTCCCAAGCAAAGCGAACACCACCAAGTTTCTCCGGAACCGGGCATCCACCATATCCGGGCAACCATCAAGAAACCGGGCCTATTGCCCGGGAAATACCTCCTTTCCGGAGAACTCCGGGACAGTCGGGGGGCCCTTCATTTCGGCTATGCCAACAAGGTGCCCTTCGAAGTGGAATCGGATGTGTTTTTGGGCACCGGCCTGGTGTATATGGATCACGAATACGAAAATGGAGTGTAG
- a CDS encoding ABC transporter permease, translating to MNLFRYPWWILKENGVYAKRTLEMSFKELHKRYSGAALGAFWALVRPLLFIFVYWFAVSVGIRGGGAINEHPYVLYLIGGIIPWFFVSETLVYGAKSLRANKHLITKMVYPVSTIPTFSILSQLYVHVAMTGIVVVIFALSGYPPTVHTLQLLYYTFCLFVFMTVLSWTTAALAVVSRDFEHLIKSTTQMLFWLTPIIWHIGNVKGVLKLVVMANPINYFVSGYRDSLLNQRWFFDNPLYTLYFWGVTLLLAFFGAYVFHRLKDEFADIL from the coding sequence ATGAACCTGTTTCGGTATCCCTGGTGGATCCTGAAGGAAAACGGGGTCTATGCAAAACGGACCCTGGAAATGTCTTTCAAAGAACTGCATAAACGTTACAGCGGTGCGGCATTGGGCGCTTTTTGGGCGCTGGTGCGACCTTTGTTGTTCATCTTCGTCTACTGGTTTGCCGTTTCCGTGGGCATCCGTGGAGGCGGGGCCATCAACGAGCACCCCTACGTGTTGTATCTGATCGGAGGCATCATCCCCTGGTTTTTTGTTTCAGAGACCTTGGTCTATGGGGCCAAGTCCCTGCGGGCCAACAAGCACCTGATCACAAAAATGGTGTATCCCGTATCCACCATCCCAACCTTCAGCATCCTCTCCCAGCTCTATGTCCATGTGGCCATGACGGGGATCGTGGTGGTGATCTTTGCCTTGTCCGGATATCCTCCCACCGTGCACACCCTGCAGCTGCTTTATTACACCTTTTGCCTGTTCGTCTTCATGACGGTACTGAGTTGGACAACGGCGGCCCTGGCAGTAGTCAGCCGGGATTTCGAGCACCTGATCAAGTCCACCACCCAGATGCTTTTCTGGCTTACCCCCATCATCTGGCACATCGGAAATGTGAAGGGGGTGTTGAAGCTGGTGGTCATGGCCAATCCCATCAATTATTTCGTCAGCGGGTATCGGGACAGCCTGTTAAACCAGCGCTGGTTTTTTGACAACCCCCTGTACACCTTGTACTTCTGGGGCGTGACCCTGTTGTTGGCCTTCTTTGGGGCCTATGTGTTTCATCGACTCAAAGATGAATTCGCCGACATCCTGTAA
- a CDS encoding LCP family protein, whose product MKKVREWSKRKKIIVGTVLSMLILAIGYGTYQYIQLQNTKKVFEAQQKERMEELQRQQEEQDQAKEGVATIFHEDRINFLLMGFDKDESRIDKWRLFRPDALVMVSLDLKTDGVDMISFPRDALVWIAHRPGKDKINAAFYYGHDLGGGKTAEEKEAMGYQYVVDTVSEFLGNIYIDNYVAMDMDGFERLIDDMGGVDMYVERDGYDHAHGGVLYAKEGQQVLDGYQFLAYIRDRGTDVTQDEDRAQRTQKAFQVLYKQLKDQNMLSMLPKLLDNYRENVDTNMTLREMSALALYAQKMDMDSMGKHVIKGDYEYREEQIYFIPDEQARIDLVKKVFGYDFTPQR is encoded by the coding sequence ATGAAAAAAGTAAGAGAGTGGAGCAAACGAAAGAAAATCATTGTAGGTACTGTTTTATCGATGTTGATCCTGGCCATCGGCTATGGGACCTACCAATATATCCAGCTTCAAAACACCAAAAAGGTTTTTGAAGCTCAACAGAAAGAACGGATGGAAGAACTCCAGCGGCAGCAGGAAGAACAGGACCAGGCCAAGGAAGGGGTCGCCACCATCTTTCACGAAGACCGGATCAATTTTCTTCTCATGGGATTCGACAAGGACGAAAGCCGGATCGACAAATGGCGGCTCTTTCGCCCCGATGCCCTGGTCATGGTATCCCTGGATCTGAAAACCGACGGAGTGGACATGATCTCCTTTCCCAGAGACGCCCTGGTTTGGATCGCCCATCGACCGGGCAAGGACAAGATCAATGCCGCATTTTATTACGGCCACGACCTGGGAGGCGGCAAGACGGCGGAAGAAAAGGAAGCCATGGGCTACCAATACGTGGTGGACACGGTTTCCGAATTTTTGGGAAACATCTACATCGACAACTATGTGGCCATGGACATGGACGGCTTTGAGCGTCTCATCGATGACATGGGCGGCGTAGACATGTATGTGGAACGGGACGGCTACGACCATGCCCATGGCGGGGTTTTGTACGCAAAAGAAGGTCAACAGGTATTGGACGGATATCAGTTTTTGGCCTACATACGAGATCGGGGAACCGACGTGACCCAGGATGAGGACCGGGCCCAGCGGACCCAAAAGGCTTTTCAAGTTCTTTACAAACAGTTGAAAGATCAGAACATGCTCTCCATGCTCCCCAAGTTACTGGACAACTACCGGGAAAACGTGGACACCAACATGACCTTGCGGGAGATGAGTGCGCTTGCCCTATATGCCCAGAAAATGGACATGGACAGCATGGGCAAGCACGTGATCAAAGGGGATTATGAATATCGGGAAGAACAGATCTACTTTATCCCGGATGAACAAGCCCGCATCGATCTGGTCAAAAAAGTATTTGGGTATGATTTTACCCCCCAGCGTTAA